Proteins from a genomic interval of Acetobacterium woodii DSM 1030:
- a CDS encoding 2-hydroxyacyl-CoA dehydratase, whose protein sequence is MKNDYKMGIDIGSTTIKVVIINAENEIIYEEYRRHLSNIKTTIVNLLKETYQKMGDLEARVSVTGSGGLMISQWLGIPFVQEVVASTLAVERMIPKTEVAIELGGEDAKITFFKGTIEQRMNGTCAGGTGAFVDQMATLLKTDAQGLNELSKNHTMIYPIASRCGVFSKTDIQPLINEGAEKADIAASIFQAVVNQTISGLACGHPIRGNVAFLGGPLYFLSELRQRFIETLKLTEEQIIFPDKSNLFVAIGAAFTAEKEATIEFKDLVTAVENLDSVSENEVGRLEPLFKNQAELEQFRQRHNQNQVKKKNLKEHTGCCFLGIDVGSTTTKAVLIDTEGALLYSFYGGNEGSPLAQSIKIIKDIYQSLPADVYIGNATVTGYGESLIKKALKIDIGEIETIAHYKGAKYFCPEVDFILDIGGQDMKCMKIKNGTIDSIILNEACSSGCGSFLETFAKSLDLDMNAFVEAALMAQNPVDLGTRCTVFMNSKVKQSQKEGAEVGDISAGLSYSVIKNALQKVIKIHNPKELGKNIIVQGGTFNNQAVLRTFEKITEKEVIRPDIAGLMGAFGAALIAQENYLAGGRSNLLDLAALDDFKVEVGHKRCGGCSNNCLLTINRFNDGSRHITGNRCEIGEGNAKKKTELPNLYQYKYQRIFNYQSLTEETAPRGNIGIPRVLNLYENYPFWHTFFTKLGYRVVLSPESNRKIYEKGMESIPSESVCYPAKLAHGHIQSLLEQGINLIFYPCIPYEEKEFKDVDNWYNCPIVMSYPETIKHNQDDVQKAGVTFLNPFLPFDNDQRLEERLGEIFGEYGVKREEIAAAMVAAIAEKKAFRRDIEKKGEETIAYLKETGQKGIVLAGRPYHIDPEVNHGLDHIITGLDMAVLTEDSIAHLYQPKPDERFRVLDQWKYHSRLYKAAEVVNQYDFLELVQLTSFGCGLDAVTSEQTQEILESYGNIYTMIKIDEVNNLGAIRIRMRSLKAAMIEREKNNIVVPPVPMKQRVIFTKAMKKKHTLLAPQMSPIHFDFIEEAMESQGYHIVVMPSVDNAAIDEGLTYVNNDACYPTIITTGQIMAALKSGKYDLDNVSVLMTQTGGPCRASNYVAFIRKALESAGMSQIPVISLSAIGLEKNPGFKLKLPLLTRLLIGIVYGDLLQRVVSATRPYELHPGSTEDLYQYWRKKIKANLKKGNLRDFKENVRAIVNEFDALPRVDKKLPKVAIVGEILVKYHPTANNNLQAVLEAEGAEVVMPDLMDFFLYCCYNQVFKYEELSGTRRSMKTSKLLINFLEFSRKNMKLALNESVHFHAPSTIEKKAQKAQELISLGNQGGEGWFLTAEMMELIDDGVENIVCVQPFACLPNHVMGKGMIKPIRQKYPLSNIAPIDYDPGASEVNQLNRIKLMMETAKRNLNRKKD, encoded by the coding sequence ATGAAAAATGATTATAAAATGGGGATTGACATTGGCTCCACCACGATTAAAGTAGTGATCATCAATGCCGAAAATGAAATTATTTATGAAGAATATCGACGGCATCTATCAAATATAAAAACTACCATTGTCAATTTATTAAAAGAAACGTATCAAAAAATGGGTGATCTGGAGGCTCGGGTTAGTGTTACCGGCTCGGGTGGATTGATGATCTCCCAATGGTTGGGGATTCCTTTCGTACAGGAAGTGGTTGCCAGCACACTGGCAGTGGAGCGGATGATTCCTAAAACCGAAGTTGCGATTGAATTGGGTGGAGAAGATGCTAAAATCACCTTTTTTAAGGGGACGATTGAACAGCGGATGAATGGAACCTGTGCGGGTGGCACCGGTGCTTTTGTAGATCAGATGGCGACATTGTTAAAGACCGACGCACAAGGACTCAATGAATTATCAAAAAACCATACGATGATTTATCCAATCGCTTCCCGCTGTGGGGTTTTTTCGAAAACCGATATTCAACCTTTAATTAATGAAGGCGCTGAAAAAGCGGACATTGCGGCCTCAATCTTTCAGGCGGTAGTTAATCAAACCATTAGCGGGTTGGCTTGCGGCCATCCGATTCGCGGTAATGTTGCTTTTTTAGGTGGCCCGTTATATTTTTTGTCCGAACTCCGACAACGGTTTATTGAAACCTTGAAGCTGACGGAGGAACAGATTATTTTTCCTGATAAATCTAATTTATTTGTGGCGATCGGAGCAGCTTTTACGGCTGAGAAAGAAGCGACAATTGAGTTTAAAGATTTGGTTACGGCGGTCGAAAATCTCGATTCTGTTTCGGAAAATGAAGTGGGACGATTAGAACCGTTGTTTAAAAATCAGGCTGAGCTGGAACAATTTCGACAACGTCACAACCAGAATCAGGTCAAGAAAAAGAATTTAAAAGAGCACACCGGTTGTTGTTTTTTAGGGATTGATGTCGGTTCAACGACCACCAAAGCGGTGCTAATTGATACCGAAGGGGCTTTGTTGTATAGCTTTTATGGCGGGAATGAAGGCAGCCCGTTAGCCCAATCGATCAAAATTATCAAAGATATCTATCAGTCATTACCGGCTGATGTTTATATTGGGAATGCGACGGTCACCGGTTATGGTGAAAGTCTGATTAAAAAAGCGCTAAAAATAGATATCGGTGAAATAGAAACGATTGCTCATTACAAAGGCGCCAAATATTTTTGTCCGGAAGTCGATTTTATTTTGGATATCGGCGGACAAGACATGAAGTGTATGAAGATTAAAAACGGCACCATTGACAGCATCATCCTTAACGAAGCTTGTTCGTCCGGTTGCGGTTCGTTTTTGGAGACGTTTGCCAAATCGCTGGATCTTGATATGAATGCTTTTGTGGAAGCCGCTTTAATGGCCCAAAATCCCGTCGATCTGGGTACGCGGTGTACCGTATTTATGAACTCAAAGGTTAAGCAATCCCAAAAAGAAGGTGCTGAGGTTGGCGATATCTCAGCGGGTTTATCTTATTCGGTGATTAAGAATGCTTTACAGAAGGTTATTAAAATCCATAATCCTAAAGAATTGGGTAAAAATATTATCGTTCAGGGGGGAACCTTTAATAATCAGGCTGTTTTACGGACCTTTGAAAAAATTACCGAAAAAGAGGTGATCCGGCCAGACATCGCCGGATTGATGGGAGCTTTTGGGGCTGCTTTGATTGCCCAGGAAAACTATCTTGCCGGTGGCCGCAGTAATCTTTTAGATCTCGCGGCACTGGATGATTTTAAAGTCGAAGTTGGACATAAACGTTGCGGCGGTTGCAGTAACAACTGTCTGTTAACGATCAATCGTTTTAACGACGGCAGTCGTCATATTACCGGAAATCGTTGTGAAATAGGCGAAGGAAATGCCAAAAAGAAAACAGAACTGCCCAATCTCTATCAATATAAATACCAACGGATCTTTAATTACCAATCTTTAACCGAAGAAACGGCGCCAAGAGGTAATATTGGCATCCCGCGAGTTTTAAATCTTTATGAAAATTATCCGTTCTGGCATACGTTTTTTACGAAGTTGGGTTATCGTGTGGTGCTTTCTCCGGAATCGAATCGTAAGATTTACGAAAAAGGGATGGAAAGTATTCCCTCTGAATCGGTTTGTTATCCCGCTAAACTTGCCCATGGGCACATTCAAAGTCTGCTTGAGCAAGGGATAAACTTGATTTTTTATCCTTGTATTCCTTATGAGGAAAAAGAATTTAAAGATGTCGATAACTGGTACAATTGCCCGATCGTGATGTCATATCCCGAAACGATTAAGCATAATCAGGATGACGTTCAAAAAGCCGGGGTTACCTTCTTAAATCCCTTTTTACCGTTTGACAATGACCAACGGCTGGAAGAACGACTGGGCGAAATTTTTGGCGAATACGGCGTTAAGCGAGAAGAAATTGCTGCCGCGATGGTTGCCGCCATTGCCGAAAAAAAAGCATTTCGTCGTGATATTGAGAAAAAAGGTGAAGAAACCATTGCATACCTTAAGGAAACCGGACAAAAAGGGATTGTTTTGGCAGGACGCCCCTATCATATCGATCCGGAAGTCAATCATGGTCTGGATCATATCATAACCGGTTTGGATATGGCAGTGCTGACCGAAGATTCGATTGCCCATCTATATCAGCCCAAACCCGATGAACGCTTTCGGGTTTTGGATCAGTGGAAATATCACAGCCGTCTTTATAAAGCAGCCGAAGTCGTTAATCAGTATGATTTTCTGGAATTGGTTCAACTGACGTCTTTTGGCTGTGGATTGGATGCAGTGACATCAGAACAGACCCAGGAAATACTGGAAAGTTATGGCAACATCTATACGATGATAAAAATTGATGAAGTCAATAATCTCGGTGCGATCCGGATTCGGATGCGCTCACTGAAAGCGGCGATGATCGAACGGGAGAAAAATAATATTGTGGTTCCGCCGGTGCCAATGAAACAGCGGGTAATCTTTACCAAAGCGATGAAAAAGAAACATACGTTATTGGCACCACAAATGTCGCCGATTCATTTTGATTTTATCGAAGAAGCGATGGAAAGTCAGGGATATCATATTGTAGTGATGCCCAGTGTCGATAATGCGGCAATTGATGAGGGTTTGACCTACGTTAATAATGACGCCTGTTATCCGACCATCATTACTACCGGACAAATTATGGCAGCGCTAAAATCAGGAAAATACGATCTCGATAATGTTTCCGTTTTGATGACTCAGACCGGTGGACCGTGCCGTGCCTCCAACTATGTGGCATTTATCCGAAAAGCGCTGGAATCGGCCGGCATGTCACAAATACCGGTTATTTCATTAAGCGCCATCGGACTGGAAAAAAATCCTGGCTTTAAACTTAAATTACCGCTGTTAACCCGCTTACTAATCGGGATTGTTTACGGCGACTTGTTACAACGCGTGGTCAGTGCCACCCGGCCTTATGAACTACATCCGGGATCAACGGAAGACTTATATCAATACTGGCGAAAAAAAATAAAAGCGAATCTTAAAAAAGGAAACCTCAGAGACTTTAAAGAAAATGTCCGGGCAATTGTCAATGAATTTGATGCGTTGCCGCGAGTTGACAAAAAATTACCCAAAGTCGCTATTGTTGGCGAAATTCTCGTGAAATATCACCCGACCGCCAATAATAATCTACAGGCGGTCCTCGAAGCCGAGGGGGCAGAGGTGGTGATGCCCGATCTGATGGACTTCTTTTTATATTGTTGCTATAATCAGGTGTTCAAGTATGAGGAACTTTCGGGGACCCGTCGGTCAATGAAAACTTCTAAATTGTTGATTAATTTCCTCGAATTTTCCCGCAAAAATATGAAATTGGCACTTAACGAAAGTGTTCACTTCCATGCACCGTCGACGATTGAGAAAAAGGCCCAAAAAGCCCAGGAGTTAATCTCGCTAGGGAATCAAGGCGGAGAAGGTTGGTTTTTGACGGCCGAAATGATGGAACTGATCGATGATGGCGTTGAAAATATTGTTTGTGTGCAACCTTTTGCCTGCTTGCCCAACCATGTGATGGGGAAAGGTATGATTAAACCGATTCGGCAAAAATATCCACTTTCTAATATCGCCCCAATTGATTACGATCCGGGAGCCAGTGAAGTTAACCAGTTGAATCGGATAAAATTAATGATGGAAACGGCAAAACGAAATTTAAATCGAAAAAAAGATTAA
- a CDS encoding winged helix-turn-helix domain-containing protein: protein MKKILVIEDELNIYELIKFNLETHGFEVAGVQDGGIAIDKILNILPDLIILDLMLPGKDGISICREIRANSIISYIPIIMLTAKSEEFDKVLGLEIGADDYITKPFGVKELCARVKAVLRRTEILLSKEDEAIFIGDLHIEPKAFEVYQNEKKLTLTLKEYELLVFLAKHRGQVLTRDQLLDQIWGFDYYGETRTVDVHIRYLRKKIEEQSGDGRKYIETVRGVGYRFIEK, encoded by the coding sequence ATGAAAAAAATATTAGTTATCGAAGATGAGTTAAATATATATGAGTTGATTAAATTCAATCTTGAAACCCATGGATTTGAAGTGGCAGGAGTACAAGATGGTGGCATCGCAATTGATAAGATCTTAAATATTTTACCGGATTTGATAATTCTGGATTTAATGCTGCCAGGGAAAGATGGAATCAGTATTTGTCGCGAAATTCGGGCAAATTCAATCATTTCTTATATTCCCATTATTATGCTGACGGCCAAGAGTGAGGAATTTGATAAGGTATTAGGGCTGGAGATCGGTGCGGATGACTATATTACCAAGCCGTTTGGAGTAAAAGAACTTTGCGCCAGAGTGAAGGCGGTTTTAAGACGGACTGAAATTTTATTGTCAAAAGAAGATGAAGCCATTTTTATTGGTGATTTACATATTGAACCCAAAGCTTTTGAAGTGTATCAAAACGAAAAAAAATTGACGTTGACGTTAAAAGAATATGAATTACTGGTATTTTTAGCCAAACATCGCGGCCAAGTATTAACGCGAGATCAGTTATTAGATCAGATCTGGGGGTTTGACTATTATGGCGAGACGAGAACCGTCGATGTTCATATCAGATATTTACGAAAAAAAATAGAGGAGCAATCCGGAGATGGGCGAAAATATATTGAAACCGTACGCGGTGTTGGTTATCGCTTTATCGAAAAATAA
- a CDS encoding ATP-binding protein encodes MKKRLLVPLIIIIVVSISAIGLFTSISYRQSYYADTENNIKKSSNYIVKYLLPDFLETGNKESLDHYATSTSVRMTIINLQGDVIYESTPDLGNLENHKNRPEILGALAGNVTTEVRFSNTVKDEMIYVATPYYDENNTLTAVLRISVPVNAMDDAMFEMINNIIFVMLTAILATILLITYVINRELKPLEDATVFAEKIASGKYGQQLTMIREDQIGELVESLNQMSAQLNHSFTEMNQKNAELTSILANMNHGVIAIDMKNRIVHLNDGARHILRIPMKEIVVGKNILEVYRESFILELMTHLENEECEKVNFESRIHENRILRIYINQIKEDEQINGHIIILEDITFLKKLETMRRDFVANVSHELKTPITTIRGFIETIQENHITDPQTLERFYSIIYDESDRLSRLVNDILVLSQLENKGGFDRKFEVLELNVEIKQIFDILKFSAEAKEITFLLTAEKPLKLELVADEFRQMMINLIDNAIKYSEPGKPVEVVLAENEEQVIIKVIDQGYGIPEKDVERIFERFYRVDKSRSKEKGGTGLGLAIVKHIVYNNGGTIKVDSHIGEGTEFVIELPKNED; translated from the coding sequence ATGAAAAAGCGATTATTAGTACCTTTGATTATAATCATTGTTGTCAGTATTAGTGCAATTGGATTGTTTACATCAATTAGCTATCGACAGAGTTATTATGCGGATACCGAGAACAATATAAAAAAAAGCAGTAATTATATTGTGAAGTATCTTTTACCGGATTTTTTGGAAACCGGAAATAAAGAAAGTCTTGATCATTATGCGACCAGTACCAGTGTGCGGATGACGATTATTAACTTGCAAGGCGATGTTATCTATGAATCTACCCCAGATCTGGGCAATTTGGAAAATCATAAAAATCGCCCCGAAATTTTAGGGGCATTAGCCGGAAACGTGACAACCGAAGTGCGTTTTTCAAACACCGTGAAAGACGAGATGATTTATGTTGCCACCCCTTATTATGACGAAAACAATACTCTGACTGCGGTATTGAGAATTTCGGTGCCGGTTAATGCGATGGATGATGCCATGTTTGAGATGATCAATAATATTATTTTTGTGATGCTCACGGCTATTCTGGCAACAATCCTGCTAATTACCTATGTTATTAATCGCGAACTTAAACCGCTGGAAGATGCGACAGTATTTGCTGAAAAAATAGCATCCGGTAAATATGGACAGCAACTCACGATGATCCGGGAAGACCAGATTGGGGAGTTGGTGGAATCGCTTAATCAAATGTCGGCTCAATTAAATCATTCATTTACCGAAATGAACCAAAAAAATGCCGAGCTTACCTCGATTCTGGCGAATATGAATCATGGCGTTATCGCGATTGATATGAAAAATCGGATTGTTCATCTAAACGATGGGGCGCGTCATATCTTGCGGATACCGATGAAAGAAATCGTGGTGGGAAAAAATATTTTAGAAGTTTATCGAGAATCGTTTATTTTGGAACTGATGACACATCTGGAAAATGAAGAATGTGAAAAAGTAAACTTTGAGTCACGTATTCATGAAAATCGAATTTTGCGGATATACATTAATCAAATAAAAGAAGATGAACAGATCAATGGTCATATTATCATTTTAGAAGACATTACGTTCTTGAAAAAATTAGAGACGATGCGTCGGGATTTTGTTGCGAATGTATCGCATGAATTAAAAACACCGATCACGACGATTCGCGGTTTTATTGAAACGATTCAAGAAAACCATATTACCGATCCCCAAACGTTAGAACGTTTTTATTCAATCATCTATGATGAAAGTGATCGCCTTAGCCGTTTGGTGAATGACATTTTGGTATTGTCACAATTAGAAAATAAAGGCGGTTTCGACCGGAAATTCGAAGTTTTGGAATTGAATGTGGAAATTAAACAAATTTTTGACATTCTGAAATTCAGTGCCGAAGCCAAAGAAATAACTTTCCTGTTAACGGCTGAAAAACCGCTTAAGTTGGAATTGGTGGCAGATGAATTCAGACAAATGATGATTAATCTGATTGATAATGCGATTAAATATTCAGAACCGGGTAAACCTGTTGAAGTGGTGTTGGCGGAAAATGAAGAGCAAGTAATTATTAAAGTGATTGATCAGGGTTATGGAATTCCGGAAAAGGACGTTGAACGAATTTTCGAACGGTTTTATCGGGTTGATAAAAGCCGTTCAAAAGAAAAAGGTGGTACCGGACTGGGACTTGCGATTGTTAAACATATTGTTTATAACAACGGCGGAACGATAAAAGTTGATAGCCATATTGGCGAAGGTACCGAATTTGTGATTGAATTGCCCAAAAACGAAGATTAA
- a CDS encoding FGGY-family carbohydrate kinase, with translation MNNENKRTTTTNSVLTIDCGTRGIRGIIFDDLGNELEKCEQLFKGYYSNQFQWKEAPPAMFWNALIEVVQMLKQKNPILFQTIKGMTVSCQRDVITVVDEQGVPLRDFISWLDRRELAEALSYPLPYTLLFKAIGFSDFAKSFSKTAHVNWIKVHEPQIWEKTSKVIFLSTFFLIKLTGKIADSRSDTAGHLPFDTKKKEWCGRYGVKTQILQVEPEKYYELTDSCEIIGQLTPDAAQLMGLPEGLPIVASGTDKGCETVGVGALTPEIASVSLGTQSTVEISTKKYVELYPFYPSFAAVENDAYNPEVTIYHGFWMVDWYINEFLDHLQTDAIHPYLEQILTETTAGADGLIHQPYWGREAFRPEAKGSFIGFSEGHTKKHIYRAIIEGLGYALLEGLELIERKTKIPIQAVGLSGGGSRSNGVAQIMADIFNRPVYRVQTFETTGLGAAMATFVGLGRYQTIEEASQAMIRKAQVFEPNPENVMKYTGIYNKIYKLLYRRVKPLYQLYE, from the coding sequence TTGAACAATGAAAACAAACGCACGACAACCACGAATTCTGTTTTGACAATCGATTGTGGCACCAGAGGGATTCGCGGAATTATTTTTGATGACTTGGGAAACGAACTGGAAAAGTGTGAGCAATTATTTAAAGGGTATTACTCAAATCAATTTCAATGGAAGGAAGCACCGCCGGCGATGTTCTGGAATGCTTTAATTGAAGTAGTGCAGATGCTCAAACAAAAAAATCCTATCTTATTTCAAACCATCAAGGGAATGACGGTGTCCTGTCAACGGGATGTAATTACGGTGGTGGATGAACAGGGTGTTCCCCTGCGGGACTTTATCAGTTGGCTGGATCGACGGGAGCTGGCCGAAGCGCTGAGTTATCCGCTGCCATATACGTTGTTGTTTAAAGCCATCGGTTTTAGTGATTTTGCCAAATCGTTTAGTAAAACAGCTCATGTCAATTGGATTAAGGTTCATGAACCGCAAATATGGGAAAAAACCAGTAAGGTCATTTTTCTTTCGACCTTTTTTTTAATAAAATTAACCGGAAAAATCGCCGATAGCCGCTCGGATACCGCAGGCCATCTTCCTTTTGATACAAAAAAGAAAGAATGGTGCGGGAGATATGGAGTAAAAACGCAAATTCTTCAAGTGGAACCGGAAAAGTATTATGAATTAACCGATTCATGTGAAATAATTGGCCAATTAACACCAGACGCCGCCCAATTAATGGGATTACCGGAAGGCTTGCCGATTGTGGCATCGGGAACCGATAAAGGTTGCGAAACCGTTGGGGTTGGGGCACTTACTCCGGAAATTGCCAGTGTTTCGCTGGGAACCCAGTCAACGGTGGAGATTTCAACCAAAAAATATGTCGAACTTTATCCCTTTTATCCATCTTTTGCAGCGGTGGAAAATGATGCCTATAATCCCGAAGTTACGATTTATCATGGCTTTTGGATGGTCGACTGGTATATTAATGAATTTTTAGATCACCTTCAAACGGATGCCATTCATCCCTATCTTGAACAAATTCTAACTGAAACGACAGCCGGAGCCGATGGTTTGATTCATCAACCTTATTGGGGGCGAGAAGCCTTTCGTCCTGAAGCCAAAGGGTCTTTTATCGGATTTAGTGAAGGGCATACCAAAAAACATATTTATCGGGCTATTATTGAGGGGTTGGGATACGCCTTATTAGAAGGCCTTGAGCTGATTGAAAGGAAAACGAAAATTCCCATTCAAGCGGTTGGATTGTCAGGTGGGGGATCTCGAAGCAACGGCGTCGCTCAGATTATGGCGGATATCTTTAATCGTCCCGTTTATCGGGTTCAAACGTTTGAAACCACAGGACTGGGAGCGGCGATGGCTACTTTTGTCGGTTTAGGGCGTTATCAGACGATTGAGGAGGCCAGTCAGGCAATGATTCGCAAAGCTCAGGTATTTGAACCGAATCCTGAAAATGTAATGAAATATACAGGAATTTATAATAAAATATACAAGCTATTATATCGTCGCGTAAAACCATTATATCAGTTATATGAATAA